The Synergistaceae bacterium genome contains the following window.
AACAACCTTAACGATGAGAAGAAATAAGAGAAGAAGTGCAGACGTAGACATAACTCCACTTATTGATGTGCTCTTTATGCTCATTATATTTTTCGTGCTGACCGCATCATTTCTCCATGGCAAAATTGATGTTGACCTACCTACAGGTAAAGGCGAGTCAAAAAGCATGGAAAAGGCTATAACTATAATAGTCAATAAAAACGGAGCCATCAGCTGGAATGGACGAAATATATCGAAAGATGATCTCTCTCCTTTGGCAAAAGAGTCAACCGGAAAAGAAATCCTAATTGCAGGAGACAAAGAAGCAGAGTACGGCACAGTAGCTGAAATACTATCAATACTTAAAGTATCAGCTTTAGTAATTGTAGTATCAACTTGCATAGTTTTAAAAGGAATTGCAATTGCTGGCTTATTATAAACTACCGAGTGCTCTCCAA
Protein-coding sequences here:
- a CDS encoding biopolymer transporter ExbD, with amino-acid sequence MECCPLVLTTKKKLLTEPLIFWFVLTFRGTTLTMRRNKRRSADVDITPLIDVLFMLIIFFVLTASFLHGKIDVDLPTGKGESKSMEKAITIIVNKNGAISWNGRNISKDDLSPLAKESTGKEILIAGDKEAEYGTVAEILSILKVSALVIVVSTCIVLKGIAIAGLL